From the genome of Pseudomonas sihuiensis:
TTCACGTAGACGATACGCGGAACGCCGTACTTGTTGGCCTGACGCCATACGGTTTCGGACTGCGGCTCAACGCCCGAAGTACCACAGAACACAACGACAGCACCGTCGAGCACGCGCAGCGAGCGCTCTACTTCAATGGTGAAGTCAACGTGACCGGGGGTATCGATGACGTTTACGCGGTAGTTGTCGTACTGACCAACCGAACCCTTCCAGAAGGTGGTGATAGCAGCAGAAGTAATGGTAATACCACGCTCCTGCTCCTGAACCATCCAGTCGGTGGTCGCGGCGCCATCATGCACCTCGCCCATCTTGTGGCTCAGGCCTGTGTAGAACAGGATCCGCTCGGTAGTGGTGGTCTTGCCCGCGTCAACGTGGGCACAGATACCAATATTACGGTAGCGGTTAATTGCTGTATTACGAGCCATAAAGCCCTCGCAAGGTTAGTGGAGCCGGAATTAGAAGCGGTAGTGCGAGAAAGCCTTGTTGGCTTCAGCCATACGGTGCACGTCTTCACGCTTCTTGACAGCAGCGCCTTTGCCTTCAGCAGCATCCAGCAGCTCACCAGCCAGACGCAGAGCCATGGACTTCTCGCCGCGCTTGCGGGCGTAGTCTACGAGCCAGCGCATTGCCAGAGCGTTACGACGCGACGGACGAACTTCGACCGGAACCTGGTAGGTAGCACCGCCTACACGGCGGGACTTGACTTCGACCAGCGGAGCGATGGCGTCGAGAGCTTTCTCGAAGATCTCCAGGGGATCGCTGTTCTTGCGTGCTTTGACTGTGTCCAGAGCACCGTAAACGATGCGCTCGGCCACGGCCTTCTTGCCGCTTTCCATCACGTGGTTCATGAACTTGGCGAGAATCTGCGATCCGTACTTCGGATCGTCGAGAATCTCACGTTTTGCTGCTACACGACGTCTTGGCATGATAAGCCCTCAAACGGTCTTCAGGTTAGCCCGGGACTTTCGGCAAAAGCCGCGCCCGACCTTACTCTTATCGACTCAACTAAATATAAAGATTCAAGCGGCCTTATTTCGGACGCTTGGTACCGTACTTGGAACGACCTTGCTTACGGTCTTTGACGCCGGAGGTATCCAGCGAACCACGCACGGTGTGGTAGCGCACACCCGGAAGGTCTTTTACACGACCGCCACGGATCAGCACGACGCTGTGCTCTTGCAGGTTGTGGCCTTCACCACCGATGTACGAGGAAACCTCGAAACCGTTGGTCAGACGCACGCGGCATACTTTACGCAGTGCCGAGTTAGGTTTTTTCGGCGTAGTGGTGTACACGCGAGTGCACACGCCACGACGTTGCGGGCAGTTCTGCAGCGCAGGTACGTCGGATTTCTCGACGATACGCTTACGCGGCTGACGTACCAGCTGGTTGATAGTTGCCATCTACTAGCTCCACTGTTGTCTTTCGACGCTCACAAATAAAGATGGCAGAGCACAACGCCCTGCCAA
Proteins encoded in this window:
- the rpsL gene encoding 30S ribosomal protein S12; this translates as MATINQLVRQPRKRIVEKSDVPALQNCPQRRGVCTRVYTTTPKKPNSALRKVCRVRLTNGFEVSSYIGGEGHNLQEHSVVLIRGGRVKDLPGVRYHTVRGSLDTSGVKDRKQGRSKYGTKRPK
- the rpsG gene encoding 30S ribosomal protein S7 encodes the protein MPRRRVAAKREILDDPKYGSQILAKFMNHVMESGKKAVAERIVYGALDTVKARKNSDPLEIFEKALDAIAPLVEVKSRRVGGATYQVPVEVRPSRRNALAMRWLVDYARKRGEKSMALRLAGELLDAAEGKGAAVKKREDVHRMAEANKAFSHYRF